A genomic window from Blastococcus saxobsidens DD2 includes:
- a CDS encoding methyl-accepting chemotaxis protein: MTPPPWARPSSWGIRAKVTALAVSSVVVTGVAMGGVSAWQSSNFADAAAQDMDTLVAEDINRAARGAYDLVATQGASTAMKVDYDLNAARYVLQQAGGFAIDDSRANPVAWDAKNQMNGEVTPVVLPRVLVGGEWLGQNSDVAVPTAVVDDIMSMVGATVTIFQKTPEGNFLRVATNVQAASGSRAIGTYIPATNPDGQPNPVAAAVSSGQTFRGNAFVVDSWLVSAYEPILGPAGDVIGVLYVGVKQENLPALRQGLEATTIGENGHIEVYGGTGDRAGTVLVSPEGVRDGEQLIEATDADGAPYVQQIVDAAVQLQDGEQATVRYVDPELGPTTARVSYYAPWDWVITAVTRDADFAGAKDALDEGRTSMVWAMVLAAAVIAIVGGVISLWIGRRLTQPLMRLRDRMAEIADGEGDLTQRMDDSSSDEVGQLSGAFNRFVEKVAGTVRDIHRCAQQVAVSAAGVSTVADGLAQRAARSRDQAQGAHGVAAEISSSVSSAAAGAEEMGVSITEIARSAAEAAEVGRQAASLAEQTESTIAALGASSAEIGDVVKVISGVAEQTNLLALNATIEAARAGDAGKGFAVVANEVKGAGAGGGEGERGDRPAGDGHPGRDHGGGALHFPDRRGGPLDQRPPDHDRQRGGGADGHDPRAHPQRGHGRAGCRHGDHHADDGQPGRRRQRHRRRARPLGGPGAGRAVPRAQPAAGGLHGLATAVWARQPLSHPGRGAFVHTGQLPAASIACQRARL; encoded by the coding sequence ATGACCCCGCCCCCCTGGGCCCGCCCCTCCTCGTGGGGCATCCGCGCGAAGGTGACAGCTCTCGCGGTGAGCAGCGTGGTCGTCACCGGGGTCGCGATGGGCGGGGTGAGCGCCTGGCAGAGCAGCAACTTCGCCGACGCGGCCGCCCAGGACATGGACACCCTGGTGGCCGAGGACATCAACCGCGCCGCTCGGGGCGCCTACGACCTCGTGGCCACCCAGGGCGCCTCGACGGCGATGAAGGTCGACTACGACCTGAACGCGGCCCGGTACGTCCTGCAGCAGGCCGGGGGCTTCGCGATCGACGACTCCCGGGCGAACCCGGTCGCCTGGGACGCCAAGAACCAGATGAACGGCGAGGTCACCCCGGTGGTGCTGCCCCGCGTGCTGGTCGGCGGCGAGTGGCTGGGCCAGAACAGCGACGTCGCCGTGCCCACCGCCGTCGTCGACGACATCATGTCGATGGTCGGGGCCACCGTGACCATCTTCCAGAAGACGCCCGAGGGCAACTTCCTGCGCGTGGCGACGAACGTGCAGGCCGCCTCGGGGTCGCGTGCCATCGGCACCTACATCCCGGCCACCAATCCCGACGGGCAGCCGAACCCGGTCGCCGCCGCGGTGAGCAGCGGCCAGACCTTCCGGGGCAACGCGTTCGTCGTCGACTCGTGGCTGGTGTCGGCCTACGAGCCGATCCTGGGCCCCGCCGGTGACGTGATCGGCGTCCTCTACGTCGGCGTGAAGCAGGAGAACCTGCCCGCTCTCCGCCAGGGCCTCGAGGCCACCACCATCGGCGAGAACGGCCACATCGAGGTCTACGGCGGCACGGGCGACCGCGCCGGCACCGTCCTGGTCAGCCCCGAGGGGGTGCGGGACGGCGAGCAGCTGATCGAGGCCACCGATGCCGACGGCGCCCCGTACGTGCAGCAGATCGTCGACGCCGCGGTCCAGCTGCAGGACGGCGAGCAGGCCACCGTGCGCTACGTCGACCCGGAGCTGGGCCCGACGACGGCCCGCGTCTCCTACTACGCGCCGTGGGACTGGGTGATCACCGCCGTCACCCGCGACGCGGACTTCGCCGGCGCCAAGGACGCGCTGGACGAGGGCCGCACCTCGATGGTCTGGGCGATGGTGCTCGCCGCGGCGGTCATCGCCATCGTGGGCGGGGTGATCTCGCTGTGGATCGGACGCCGGCTCACCCAGCCGCTGATGCGCCTGCGCGACCGCATGGCCGAGATCGCCGACGGCGAGGGCGACCTCACCCAGCGGATGGACGACTCGAGCAGCGACGAGGTCGGACAGCTGTCGGGGGCGTTCAACCGCTTCGTCGAGAAGGTGGCGGGCACGGTCCGGGACATCCACCGGTGCGCCCAGCAGGTGGCCGTCTCCGCGGCCGGTGTCTCCACGGTGGCCGACGGGCTCGCCCAGCGGGCCGCCCGCAGCCGGGACCAGGCACAGGGCGCCCACGGGGTCGCCGCCGAGATCAGCAGCAGCGTGTCGTCGGCCGCGGCCGGCGCCGAGGAGATGGGTGTCTCCATCACCGAGATCGCCCGCAGTGCCGCCGAGGCGGCCGAGGTCGGCCGTCAGGCCGCCTCGCTGGCGGAGCAGACCGAGTCGACCATCGCCGCCCTGGGTGCCAGCTCGGCCGAGATCGGCGACGTCGTCAAGGTGATCTCCGGGGTGGCGGAGCAGACCAACCTGCTGGCCCTCAACGCCACCATCGAGGCGGCGCGCGCCGGTGACGCGGGCAAGGGCTTCGCCGTCGTCGCCAACGAGGTCAAAGGAGCTGGCGCAGGAGGCGGCGAAGGCGAGCGAGGAGATCGCCCAGCGGGTGACGGGCATCCAGGCCGAGACCACGGCGGCGGTGCGCTCCATTTCCCAGATCGCCGAGGTGGTCCGCTCGATCAACGACCACCAGACCACGATCGCCAGCGCGGTGGAGGAGCAGACGGCCACGACCCGCGAGCTCACCCGCAGCGTGGCCACGGCCGCGCAGGGTGCCGGCACGGTGACCACCACGCTGACGACGGTCAGCCAGGACGCCGACGACAGCGCCACCGACGTCGAGCGCGCCCGCTCGGCGGCCCAGGAGCTGGACGGGCTGTCCCGCGAGCTCAACCGGCTGCTGGGGGCCTTCACGGTCTAGCGACCGCCGTCTGGGCACGTCAGCCCCTCTCCCATCCCGGGAGGGGGGCTTTCGTGCACACCGGTCAGCTGCCGGCGGCCTCGATCGCCTGCCAGCGCGCGAGGTTGTAG
- a CDS encoding DUF559 domain-containing protein, which produces MAHDPQPLLGETGWIAGPELLSCVSRSTVRNWIAAGRLVRLAPGLFALPAVAREWRVRVAATLDGREAVASHVTALALWDLVTHPPGAVHVSVEPGRSGRGSPGVVVHRAAGAWADRRRIDGLAVSSVERAVVDTWAVPSVLPRSQVRAAAITAVRRRSCSPRDLRLELAGRPQLRGRPELTRLVELLADGCQSELEIWGCLHVLRAPGMPTFVQQRRVTAGGRSFVLDAACEESMLAVEMDGSAWHGSRAQREADIERDALVATAGWQTLRLSYARMTRSPEACRRDILGVHAARLRLLRARVVR; this is translated from the coding sequence GTGGCGCACGACCCCCAACCGCTGCTCGGTGAGACCGGCTGGATCGCCGGTCCCGAGCTGCTGTCCTGCGTCAGCCGCAGCACCGTGCGGAACTGGATCGCTGCGGGCAGGCTCGTGCGCCTCGCCCCGGGCCTCTTCGCACTCCCCGCCGTCGCCCGCGAGTGGCGGGTCAGGGTGGCTGCGACGCTCGACGGGCGTGAGGCGGTCGCCAGCCACGTGACGGCGCTGGCTTTGTGGGACCTGGTCACCCACCCGCCCGGGGCCGTGCACGTCAGCGTCGAACCGGGGCGGAGCGGTCGTGGTTCGCCGGGTGTGGTCGTGCATCGGGCGGCCGGTGCCTGGGCGGATCGGCGCCGGATCGACGGGCTTGCGGTGAGCTCCGTCGAGCGGGCGGTAGTCGACACCTGGGCCGTACCGTCCGTGCTGCCCCGGTCGCAGGTCAGGGCAGCGGCCATCACCGCCGTTCGTCGCCGGTCGTGCTCGCCCCGGGACCTGCGACTCGAGCTGGCCGGGCGGCCGCAGCTGCGCGGTCGACCAGAGCTCACCCGGCTCGTCGAACTGCTTGCGGACGGCTGCCAGAGCGAGCTGGAGATCTGGGGCTGCCTCCACGTCCTCCGCGCCCCTGGCATGCCGACCTTCGTGCAGCAGCGCCGGGTCACGGCCGGGGGACGGAGCTTCGTGCTCGACGCCGCCTGCGAGGAGTCGATGCTGGCAGTGGAGATGGACGGCTCCGCCTGGCACGGGTCGCGTGCTCAGCGGGAGGCCGACATCGAGCGGGACGCCCTGGTGGCGACGGCCGGCTGGCAGACCCTCCGCCTCAGCTACGCCCGGATGACGCGGTCACCCGAAGCCTGCCGCCGGGACATCCTGGGCGTCCACGCCGCCCGGCTCCGACTACTGCGGGCGCGCGTTGTGCGCTGA
- a CDS encoding polyadenylate-specific 3'-exoribonuclease AS, with product MRRFFYDTEFIEDGSTIDLVSIGVVDETGREFYAVSTQFDPDKAIPWVRRNVLDQLPPPADKAWRSRERIREDLLAFLTGPGEEIELWAWLAAYDHVALCQLWGAMPALPRPIPRFTRELRQRWDDRGQPPLPPKPAGTHDALVDARYNLARWQAIEAAGS from the coding sequence GTGCGGCGCTTCTTCTACGACACCGAGTTCATCGAGGACGGCAGCACCATCGACCTGGTGTCGATCGGTGTCGTCGACGAGACGGGGCGGGAGTTCTACGCCGTCAGCACCCAGTTCGACCCGGACAAGGCGATTCCGTGGGTGCGCCGCAACGTCCTGGACCAGCTGCCCCCGCCGGCGGACAAGGCGTGGCGCAGCCGCGAGCGGATCCGCGAGGACCTGCTGGCCTTCCTGACCGGCCCCGGGGAGGAGATCGAGCTGTGGGCCTGGTTGGCCGCCTACGACCACGTGGCGCTGTGCCAGCTCTGGGGTGCCATGCCGGCGCTGCCCCGGCCGATCCCGCGGTTCACCCGCGAGCTGCGCCAACGGTGGGACGACCGCGGGCAGCCGCCGCTGCCGCCCAAGCCGGCCGGCACGCACGACGCCCTGGTCGACGCCCGCTACAACCTCGCGCGCTGGCAGGCGATCGAGGCCGCCGGCAGCTGA
- a CDS encoding SDR family oxidoreductase, producing the protein MAGLGKRTRTSLAGKSVLITGAARGIGAELARRAAARGARIALVGLEPEQLAEVAADLGPEHLWVEADVTDADALEAAVQRTVDTFGGLDIVVANAGIAPLTTVMTSSAHALARTIEVNLIGAMLTTHAALPEIAKRRGHVLLISSAAAFTVLPGMSAYCASKAGVERFGDALRLEVAYRGVTVASAHPTWIDTDMVRDTEEALPTFKATRQQLPGPLGAFTSVEDCADALVENLETRGRRVFVPRSVGTVAALRQLVTGVVAEKVAMAVSATRVPQLERDIQALNGREFGANSVGDRSTGTAA; encoded by the coding sequence ATGGCCGGTCTCGGCAAGCGCACCCGCACGTCCCTCGCCGGGAAGTCGGTGCTCATCACCGGTGCCGCCCGGGGCATCGGCGCCGAGCTGGCCCGCCGCGCCGCCGCCCGCGGGGCGCGGATCGCGCTGGTCGGGCTGGAGCCCGAGCAGCTGGCGGAGGTCGCCGCGGACCTCGGCCCCGAGCACCTGTGGGTGGAGGCCGACGTCACCGACGCCGACGCGCTCGAGGCGGCCGTCCAGCGGACGGTCGACACCTTCGGCGGGCTGGACATCGTCGTCGCCAATGCCGGCATCGCCCCGCTGACCACGGTCATGACCAGTTCGGCGCACGCGCTGGCGAGGACCATCGAGGTCAACCTGATCGGGGCGATGCTGACCACCCACGCGGCCCTGCCCGAGATCGCGAAGCGCCGGGGGCACGTGCTGCTGATCTCCTCCGCGGCGGCCTTCACCGTGCTGCCCGGGATGAGCGCGTACTGCGCGTCCAAGGCCGGCGTCGAGCGGTTCGGGGACGCTCTCCGCCTCGAGGTCGCCTACCGCGGGGTCACCGTGGCCAGCGCGCACCCGACCTGGATCGACACCGACATGGTCCGGGACACGGAGGAGGCGCTGCCCACCTTCAAGGCCACCCGTCAGCAGCTCCCCGGGCCGCTCGGCGCCTTCACCTCGGTCGAGGACTGCGCCGACGCCCTCGTCGAGAACCTCGAGACCCGGGGACGCCGGGTGTTCGTGCCGCGGTCGGTCGGCACCGTGGCGGCGCTCCGCCAGCTGGTCACCGGTGTCGTGGCCGAGAAGGTCGCGATGGCGGTCTCGGCCACGCGGGTGCCGCAGCTCGAGCGGGACATCCAGGCCCTGAACGGGCGGGAGTTCGGCGCGAACTCGGTGGGTGACCGCTCGACGGGCACCGCCGCCTGA
- a CDS encoding class II 3-deoxy-7-phosphoheptulonate synthase: MSLPESAQTVPGLDRWRELPAAQQPRWPDRAALDAVLETLSTVPPIVAPAEVDTLRSQLADVALGKAFLLQGGDCAETFDLNTEPHLQATTRTLLQMAVVLTYGASVPVVKVGRVAGQYAKPRSSDTDALGLPSYRGDMVNDLEPVLEKRIPDPYRLVRAYANSAAAMNMIRAYARGGLADLHAVHDWNRDFVASSPAGVRYEVIAREIDRALAFMKACGIDSDALRGVELYNSHEALILDYERALLRMHEGRPYALSAHFVWVGERTRQMDGAHIEFVSQLANPVGVKIGPTTTPEQAAELVERLDPDGVPGKLTLISRMGNGKIRDVLPGIVEKVTASGHHVVWQCDPMHGNTHESSTGYKTRHFDRVVDEVLGFFDVHRALGTWPGGIHVELTGEDVTECLGGAMEISDEDLNSRYETACDPRLNTGQSLELAFLVAEMLRG; encoded by the coding sequence GTGAGTCTCCCCGAATCCGCGCAGACGGTGCCCGGCCTGGACAGGTGGCGGGAACTGCCCGCCGCCCAGCAGCCGCGCTGGCCCGACCGGGCGGCGCTCGACGCCGTGCTGGAGACGCTCTCCACGGTGCCGCCCATCGTCGCCCCCGCCGAGGTGGACACGCTCCGCTCCCAGCTGGCCGACGTCGCCCTCGGCAAGGCCTTCCTGCTCCAGGGCGGGGACTGCGCGGAGACCTTCGACCTCAACACCGAGCCGCATCTGCAGGCCACCACCCGCACGCTGCTGCAGATGGCCGTGGTCCTCACCTACGGCGCCAGCGTGCCGGTGGTGAAGGTCGGCCGGGTGGCCGGCCAGTACGCCAAGCCCCGGTCCTCGGACACCGACGCCCTCGGGCTGCCCTCCTACCGCGGTGACATGGTCAACGACCTGGAGCCGGTGCTGGAGAAGCGGATCCCCGATCCGTACCGGCTGGTGCGCGCCTACGCGAACTCCGCCGCCGCCATGAACATGATCCGGGCGTACGCGCGCGGGGGTCTGGCCGACCTGCACGCCGTGCACGACTGGAACCGGGACTTCGTGGCCAGCTCCCCGGCCGGCGTGCGCTACGAGGTCATCGCCCGGGAGATCGACCGCGCGCTGGCCTTCATGAAGGCGTGCGGCATCGACTCCGACGCGCTGCGCGGGGTGGAGCTGTACAACTCGCACGAGGCGCTGATCCTCGACTACGAGCGGGCGCTGCTGCGCATGCACGAGGGGCGGCCGTACGCGCTCTCCGCCCACTTCGTGTGGGTGGGGGAGCGCACCCGCCAGATGGACGGCGCGCACATCGAGTTCGTCTCCCAGCTGGCCAACCCGGTCGGGGTGAAGATCGGCCCCACGACGACGCCGGAGCAGGCCGCCGAGCTCGTCGAGCGACTGGATCCCGACGGCGTCCCCGGCAAGCTCACCCTGATCAGCCGGATGGGCAACGGCAAGATCCGCGACGTCCTGCCCGGCATCGTGGAGAAGGTGACCGCGAGCGGGCATCACGTGGTGTGGCAGTGCGACCCGATGCACGGCAACACCCACGAGTCCTCCACCGGCTACAAGACCCGGCACTTCGACCGCGTCGTCGACGAGGTGCTCGGCTTCTTCGACGTCCACCGCGCCCTGGGCACCTGGCCGGGGGGCATCCACGTCGAGCTCACCGGCGAGGACGTCACCGAGTGCCTCGGCGGCGCGATGGAGATCAGCGACGAGGACCTCAACAGCCGCTACGAGACCGCCTGCGACCCGCGGCTGAACACCGGGCAGTCGCTGGAGCTGGCCTTCCTCGTCGCGGAGATGCTGCGTGGGTAG
- a CDS encoding deoxyribonuclease IV, whose amino-acid sequence MSNTSPGVPPVGAHIQIKGGLAKGGLTYTDAVAARAVQVFVGNPRGWRLTDGDPEQDALFTAGCAERGVPSFIHTPFLVNVGSPTEATVEQSIAAIEHNLRRGARLGCQGVVVHAGSAVGEDRYEAALRQLHERLLPVLEAAPADGPRLLIEPTAGGGKALAATVEDLGPYFAALEDHPLLGVCFDTCHVWAAGHDLSVPGGMSATLDAVEATVGPGRLGLVHVNDSLDECGSKRDRHTTIGAGTISGGAYGTGPFAELMRHRTTAGVPMVVETPSLRDGDPCGGHAADIALLNSLRDAVDDAAA is encoded by the coding sequence TTGTCGAACACCTCTCCCGGTGTGCCGCCCGTCGGCGCACACATCCAGATCAAGGGCGGTCTGGCCAAGGGCGGCCTCACCTACACCGACGCCGTCGCCGCCCGCGCCGTGCAGGTCTTCGTGGGCAACCCGAGGGGCTGGCGGCTCACCGACGGCGACCCGGAGCAGGACGCGCTGTTCACCGCCGGCTGCGCCGAGCGGGGCGTGCCCTCGTTCATCCACACGCCGTTCCTGGTCAACGTCGGCTCGCCGACCGAGGCCACCGTCGAGCAGTCGATCGCCGCCATCGAGCACAACCTGCGCCGCGGCGCCCGGCTGGGCTGCCAGGGCGTCGTCGTGCACGCCGGGTCGGCCGTCGGCGAGGACCGCTACGAGGCCGCGCTCCGCCAGCTGCACGAGCGGCTGCTGCCGGTGCTGGAGGCCGCACCCGCCGACGGACCACGGCTGCTGATCGAGCCGACCGCGGGCGGCGGCAAGGCGCTGGCGGCCACCGTCGAGGACCTGGGCCCGTACTTCGCGGCGCTGGAGGACCACCCCCTGCTCGGCGTCTGCTTCGACACCTGCCACGTCTGGGCCGCCGGGCACGACCTGTCGGTGCCGGGCGGCATGAGCGCCACCCTGGACGCCGTGGAGGCCACCGTCGGCCCCGGCCGGCTGGGCCTGGTGCACGTCAACGACTCGCTCGACGAGTGCGGCTCCAAGCGCGACCGGCACACCACCATCGGTGCCGGGACCATCTCCGGCGGCGCCTACGGCACCGGCCCGTTCGCCGAGCTGATGCGGCACCGGACGACCGCCGGCGTCCCGATGGTCGTGGAGACGCCCAGCCTGCGCGACGGCGACCCGTGCGGTGGCCACGCCGCGGACATCGCCTTGCTGAACTCGCTGCGCGACGCGGTGGACGACGCCGCCGCCTGA
- a CDS encoding 6-phosphofructokinase: protein MRIGILTGGGDCPGLNAVIRAVVRKGVTEYGDEIVGFRDGWRGVLDGDTVPVDLAAVRGLLPRGGTVLGTSRTNPYSVEGGPERVRETLGRLGIDALVPIGGEDTLGVATRLAETGVRMVGVPKTIDNDLDATDYTFGFDTAVGVAMEAIDRLHTTGDSHHRTLVVEVMGRHAGWIALHAGMAGGASVVLIPEHPFDVDGVVAHCLHRFESGYSPIVVVSEGATPRDGDLMLSTGDEDAFGHVRLGGIGPALAALIEERTGRESRAVVLGHVQRGGTPSPFDRVLATRFGLAAVDAVHAGESGVMVALRGTDIVRVPLSTATAQLKLVPPERYAEAEVFFG, encoded by the coding sequence ATGCGCATCGGCATCCTCACCGGCGGAGGCGACTGCCCGGGGCTGAACGCCGTCATCCGCGCCGTGGTGCGCAAGGGGGTGACCGAGTACGGGGACGAGATCGTCGGCTTCCGCGACGGCTGGCGCGGGGTGCTCGACGGCGACACCGTCCCGGTGGACCTCGCCGCGGTGCGCGGCCTGCTGCCCCGTGGCGGCACCGTGCTCGGCACCTCCCGCACCAACCCGTACTCCGTCGAAGGCGGGCCGGAGCGGGTGCGGGAGACCCTCGGGCGGCTCGGGATCGACGCGCTCGTGCCGATCGGCGGGGAGGACACCCTGGGGGTGGCCACCCGGCTGGCCGAGACCGGGGTGCGGATGGTGGGCGTGCCGAAGACCATCGACAACGACCTGGACGCCACCGACTACACGTTCGGCTTCGACACCGCCGTCGGCGTGGCCATGGAGGCCATCGACCGGCTGCACACCACCGGGGACAGCCACCACCGCACGCTCGTCGTCGAGGTCATGGGGCGGCACGCGGGCTGGATCGCGCTGCACGCGGGCATGGCCGGCGGGGCCAGCGTCGTCCTCATCCCGGAGCACCCGTTCGACGTCGACGGCGTCGTCGCGCACTGCCTGCACCGCTTCGAGTCGGGGTACTCGCCGATCGTGGTCGTCTCGGAGGGGGCCACGCCGAGGGACGGCGACCTGATGCTCTCGACGGGGGACGAGGACGCGTTCGGCCACGTCCGGCTGGGTGGCATCGGCCCGGCCCTGGCGGCGCTGATCGAGGAGCGCACCGGCCGGGAATCGCGGGCCGTCGTCCTCGGGCACGTGCAGCGCGGCGGCACGCCGTCGCCCTTCGACCGGGTGCTGGCCACCCGGTTCGGCCTGGCTGCCGTGGACGCGGTGCACGCCGGGGAGAGCGGGGTGATGGTCGCCCTGCGCGGCACCGACATCGTCCGCGTACCCCTGTCGACGGCTACGGCGCAGCTCAAGCTGGTGCCGCCCGAGCGGTACGCCGAAGCGGAGGTGTTCTTCGGCTGA
- a CDS encoding threonine aldolase family protein: MGSPHSSAGEPDRLRRTDLVDLRSDTVTKPTPGMRRAMAEAEVGDDVYAEDPTVTALEERVAAMFGHEAALFVPSGTMGNQIGMRLVCEPGQEILCDADAHVVTYEMGAAAAIFGISTRTVVSGGGRLDAAQLIEQVRPQDNWHLTATAAIAVENTHNRGGGLVQPLDELQELWDWSRGAGVAVHLDGARIWNAHVASGVALSTYGGLADTASVCFSKGLGTPVGSVLVSSAERIATARLWRKRLGGGMRQVGVLAAACRYALDHHLPRLGEDHQHAQLLAERLGVDRATVHTNMVVLDDVAAPLVAEAAKAQGVLVSQVSARRIRLVTHLDVDRAGIERAADVLAELLDR, encoded by the coding sequence GTGGGTAGTCCACACAGCTCCGCTGGGGAACCCGACCGCCTCCGGCGGACTGACCTCGTCGACCTGCGATCCGACACGGTCACGAAGCCCACGCCCGGCATGCGCCGGGCCATGGCCGAGGCCGAGGTGGGCGACGACGTCTACGCCGAGGACCCCACGGTCACCGCGCTCGAGGAGCGGGTGGCCGCCATGTTCGGCCACGAGGCCGCGCTGTTCGTGCCCTCGGGGACCATGGGCAACCAGATCGGCATGCGCCTGGTCTGCGAGCCCGGCCAGGAGATCCTCTGCGACGCCGACGCCCACGTGGTGACCTACGAGATGGGGGCGGCGGCGGCGATCTTCGGCATCTCGACGCGGACCGTGGTGTCGGGTGGCGGCCGGCTCGACGCCGCGCAGCTGATCGAGCAGGTGCGGCCGCAGGACAACTGGCACCTGACCGCCACCGCGGCGATCGCGGTGGAGAACACCCACAACCGCGGCGGCGGGCTCGTCCAGCCCCTCGACGAGCTGCAGGAGCTCTGGGACTGGTCCCGCGGTGCGGGGGTGGCTGTCCACCTCGACGGAGCCCGCATCTGGAACGCGCACGTCGCCTCCGGCGTCGCGCTCTCCACCTACGGCGGGCTGGCCGACACCGCCTCGGTCTGCTTCTCCAAGGGCCTGGGGACGCCGGTCGGCTCGGTGCTGGTGTCCTCGGCGGAGCGGATCGCCACCGCGCGGCTGTGGCGGAAGCGCCTCGGCGGCGGGATGCGCCAGGTCGGCGTGCTGGCCGCCGCCTGCCGGTACGCCCTGGACCACCACCTGCCGCGGCTCGGCGAGGACCACCAGCACGCGCAGCTGCTGGCCGAGCGGCTCGGTGTCGACCGCGCCACCGTCCACACCAACATGGTCGTGCTCGACGACGTCGCCGCACCGCTGGTCGCCGAGGCGGCCAAGGCGCAGGGCGTGCTGGTCAGCCAGGTGAGCGCCCGTCGCATCCGGCTGGTCACGCACCTGGACGTCGACCGGGCCGGCATCGAGCGCGCCGCCGACGTGCTCGCCGAGCTGCTCGACCGCTGA